The Daphnia carinata strain CSIRO-1 chromosome 1, CSIRO_AGI_Dcar_HiC_V3, whole genome shotgun sequence sequence GCAAGTGTTCAGCAGCCGTTGTGTATTATTCCGtcggaagaaaaagatgttgGGGTGCTAGAGAACAGAACAGGTGGTCACTTTCACTATACGTCAGAGCGTCACGAGGTCCCTTTATTTCTCAGAGGCGAAGAGAATACCATCCGGAGACGGGTTCGTCATGGACGGAACAGATGTAGTGGCATTCATTTGATACCCAAACGGCAGCAAACCGTCCCAAAAACGATAAGAAAACATTCACGACacaagagaataaaaaaggatccaaaaaagaataagagtCGTCACTTTGTTCAACGGGTTGCCTTCCTTTTTctataaatgaaaatgaagcgAAAGAGACTATTACCTCTTATCTAAGCGTGGACCAAAACGCTGACAGTCTGCCAATGAACGagaatcttttttaaaagaaaaaaagccaactgtttttcttgtattgttgttgttgcccaCGGTTGAAGCCGTTCGTCATTTCTCCGCTCAATGACCACCATCGACGGTTGCAACCGAATAGCCAGTAGATAAGatatataggaaaaaaaaagggcatctACACTaagtgtcttttttttttttttttcgttctatcTTATTTCTCGAGGATATGTGAGATGTAATTGTACAAAGAGGGGCCGGGAGCGCTCAGCGTGAAGCCCCTTCCCGAACCGAACGCGGCCGGTATTTGGTGTATAAATCATCCAGGTGGTTAAATACAAGACACGCTGGGGCGAGGAGAGCGGACACACGTCGTGCCGCGTGTGAGAGAGTCTTGGCGTTCGTGCTCTTATACCTTGTACATGCACCACATAACACACAGGTGCTTGATGTTAATGTTCCTCCACAATTAAGCACTTTTCTCCCTGTCTTCATCACTATTGGATATATTGCGTGTGCGTTTACAATctagacacacaaaaagatgATGTTCCATTGCGGGGAACATTTTCTATGGTATCCTtccgcttttatttttatttttttgttagaacGTTTCGTGATGAATTATACCCAGCCGTTACGCAGCCGTTGGACATATCGTGAACTGGTCTACTTGCTGGTTGATTACTACAATCGCTAGTTAGCATTCACGAAgagctgctgttgttgttacaCTTTCTTATTGTTCCAGCAacggccagaaaaaaaagaagacaaatcTCTTCTCTCCAATAATTGAATCTgtctgtctctctttctctgcctcgtttctctttttattgagaaaaaaaaaacagaacagcCGGTGCTGGGCCTGGAGGAAGAGACCCAACTCTTAATAGTTATTCTGTAGGGCATTACGGTAGATTGGATTGTCATCGCtattatatacattttttttttctcttcgtttggAAATGACTGCGATACTCGAGGCAACGGTGTAGAGTTTGGTTGTGTAATTGAACAACAACAGTGGCCAAACGACAAAAAGGAATAACTGAACGAAGAGCTCGACGACCATCTGTCCCAGCGTTGAACGACGATGACTATTGTGCTGTGGTGGGCTTTCGGACATGATCACGGCCGCGTTCTCAACACCTTGTTTGCTTCACCGTCTGTATATGTACACAGTACGTACACGTTATTAATCCAATCACACTGCGGTCAGTCGCCGATCGAGTCCATacacatttcgttttttttttcttctttgcaaaAACAGCAggtctttttccttcttgtttgttttgttggaaAATAATTTGGTTCTGAATATTAGTTCacgattttcttgttttcgtgAGTGATGTCCCGGATTCATAGACGTCCCGCTGGAAATGATAGATACAAATGCAAAGTTGTGTAACAGTTGGTGGATCAAGAGAAAAAGTAGGTAAATCGAATGACGAGGTAGGAGGATGTATAATAGAGTTATTGGAAGGGCCAACATTTGGAAAATTGCAGAAGAAGTAACAGCAGCCGGTCATtcataatttttgttgttactGTTGTACCTTGCAACAGTTTCGTGAACAGCAAGAACAGACCGTGAGCGAATTGATGGATTTTTctcgtgtgtgtatgtgtgtgctgGCATTCGAAATTGTTTGAGAAGATTCTCAGGCTTTTCTCCAGACCCAGTCGGGGATCGACGCGCTGCTTTTCTTCTATACGTCGCGCCAGTtgcttcttttatattttgtaCATAACATGGCCCATTTGATCGcgcattataaaaaaaaaagaagcggtCGTGTTCAAGCTGACGTGTTACTTTAACGAGCGTGATATGAAGGGGTATCTCCCGAGGCGGAGACTAAAGGCCTACCCCATTCGCACCTGACGAACTTTTTTGATTCAAATCGAGCACGTAGACACAGTTTTTACCGAGAATTCTTCACACGCCGGATAAGATCAAATAAAATCGTACCGAATAACCTACCCTATGAAATCTCGTAAGTAGATTACGTAAACAAGATGaccacttttttcttttttatttggttgttTCCCCTTTAAAATGGGATTTCATTTGTTGAAACGCACCTGTAACGCCATTTGGAGTTAAGACGGCCAAACTCGATAATGATGACGGCTGTCCAGTGAGAATGTGAAGGGTTCATGCTGTTGTGTGTgggtaaaaaggaaatgccATAAAGCATAAAAGTGTTCAACTAAAAAACGATGGGTGGATAGATAGTTGAATGCGcgtggggggagggggaacgaaaacagaaaaaaaggaggcggaGGCATCAACGAGCAGATAAAGCCAACCGATTGCTGGAAACCTGTTGCCTTCAGTTGGCTGTAAGCCTTCGTTCGCTTCGCAAGTGCGTCTGTTCTGTGCTGCTCGAAATTTCACCTGAACACCCTAGCACACCTTCGTCTTGATTCAGTGATCTTTGAATtaatacacgaaaaaaaaagaaagaaatgtcttGCGCCGAGTCATCAGATGGCGAGAGAACAATGTCGCCAACAGCCGCCGCTACCGTCCGTGAACGTCGACGATTGCGAATGTTGAAACGCAGGTGGAATCACGgtgccaacaacaacaacaacaacaacaacggtgGAATGGTGTTGAGCTTTTCGGCCTTCCGTCGGGCGCGCAGGATGCGAAATCAGCGACGGATGACCAAAGAAGAATACCTGAGACTTAAGAATATGGTTCCGGCCGTCGCTACACAACCTCGCGTTTCTaaggtaaataaaaatcaaatttgattgAATTGCATTCACCATGTCTGTGAGAATTCTGTTCTCGTTATTCTTTTAGTTGTATCTCTGTTGAGTTTCTATTTTTCGCTAATGAATTAACTACGTTTCAATTGATCTATCCACTTCACAACAGGTGCAAGTCATCGAAGAGGCCATCAAATACATCGACTCTCTGCACGTGGCCCTTTTTCAACGACTCAGAGCTCAGGAGTTGGCCTGCGCCGCGGACCCTTCCAACACCATATCCAGTGAGTATCCGCTGTATTAAGCTTCCATTATTTTTTCTGATTGACTGTAAACGACAGGTGTGTGCACGTATCTTTATTCAATCAAGTTACATTAAGGTGTGGGAATGCGATAAGGCTATCGAATTTCtcttctattttaaaaatctgacGCTATATGTCGGTGTGAAACACACCGGGAATCCACACGTCTATAGTTAAAAggcaatttgaatttcttttaaaggtTTAGATtgaaggtttaaaaaaaaatgttggggtAAAGTAAGGGAGAGGGTGGAGTATCCCGCCCCTTTTGGAAGTGATTTTCAGTCTTGGGTTCCTGTCGAAGACTTTGGTATGTACAGGTACACACGAGCGAGtgaggaataagaaaaaaaacgaagggaaaaCTTGTTTCTTCTCCGAAAAGGGGAGCGAGAAGCAGCCGTGGGAAAACGACAACAGATGGTGAACCTCTCcgtctagatttttttttttattaaaatctcttttttcctccctccatTCTTCCTTTGGTGTAGTTTttaaggggggagggagaaaaatCCCAGCTAAATGggttggaagaaaaaagtgcgGATGAGAATAAGAATGGATTGCTCCTGACCCGTCTGACCTCAACGATTCTTCATTACGGGATGATGAAGGCACTTGGTGGTTgtgaaatggggaaaaaaaaacaaaaataaactcgGTCTTCAAAAAGGTGAATAGCTCTTGCGTTAATGAATCGTAGGATCGTGTATCGTTTTGCTAGAAAAGTTGAATACTATCAAAAGAGGGAGGAATTAATATGCGGATGAAATTTATGTCTATTTGTATAATAAATTAGAAAGAATCAAAAGGGTTACGGGTTCCGGCGGGAAGTCGTTTGTGGCCGGTAGTGCTATAAAGCTTTCACTCCAATGTTCTGAATGAGACTACCGCAAAGGATACATATCCGCCCTCGTGATATTTCCATTCGGTCAATTTCGTTCTCTTTCGTTCGAAATTGAAGGCGGAAGGGCGAACAATTGTCTGCGTCCGCTTTCAATTTAGGGACGCATATAAAAAACTGTTTTCTATTCGAGAGGCTACgtaaaagaataacaaaaggTTGTTGACCGTCTTTTTGTGACAATGACGAACAATTGACCCACACTTGAGTGGAACTGGGTGCACGTGGAACACCGTCGTCACGGCCGAACAAGTGCtggaagggggaaaaaaaagggacggaTCATTTGCCTGGTTTAAGAAAAGGCATTCCATTGGCTAATGTGTAGGGTGGGCCCAAGCAGCGAGTGATTGGTGAAGGAATCGGTTCTGAAATGCAgctagaaaaataataatgagcTATGGGAGCAGTTTTGAAACGAAGACCTGCTCATTACAATCGGGAAATAGGGAGAGGGGGAAAAGAATACTTGGATGGATAACACtaacaagtaaataaataaaaaaaaacctacaaaTGGATTGTATTAGACCGGAGTCACGGACCAAATCCGTTCTCCGAAAAAAGGACGTAATGTCCAAAACACAGGGTAATAGACAAAGTCATCCGTCATTCTATTTCAcatgtttgtttctttgtccTTTTGTTATTCATCCTCGAACACATCAAGTACTGAGCAAGTGTTCTAGAGAAAATATGTGTAATAACTAGGTTGAAAGATCGTGATAGAACGCATGGCGTGActagtttttttccccccttctcaCATTCACTCCc is a genomic window containing:
- the LOC130692161 gene encoding uncharacterized protein LOC130692161 yields the protein MSCAESSDGERTMSPTAAATVRERRRLRMLKRRWNHGANNNNNNNNGGMVLSFSAFRRARRMRNQRRMTKEEYLRLKNMVPAVATQPRVSKVQVIEEAIKYIDSLHVALFQRLRAQELACAADPSNTISSRGQAQVTGNESDIQPEPSQLSRWIGNVLPTPHALTTAHLLVTERQQQRDGIKQWPFFMGKVDCLIRKKQS